In Cryptomeria japonica chromosome 1, Sugi_1.0, whole genome shotgun sequence, the sequence attttgaacttgggggcttgattttgggggtcaaaacatctcgaaatcacctgtaacttcgggattctctctaaaatcatcatatccgacggccctgaaaatttggtgaaaagttgttgggaccatggcgctcagagaggaccatggcgcccggagtgcacatggtcccggacatttttcccaaaattttaggagcgcgatccaatcataaaataaagcttaaccccaagaaattggcgggagattcaatctctaggtcggccaaaagttgaaattaagacctagggtttcatatataagagctctctttcttcatttgaaaggatccaggaattttggtttcaaggaccttctatgcagcgaaagagcagatctttgaagacttcaacaacattcaacatccatccatcaagcattcatcaatttcattcatccatttagggctttgaagacattgaagagcaataggggatcaccgactgaagattggcttgtacccctcccttggggttgggtatgatttcatgttgttttcatgtctttgcataagcttcatcatataatttgtattcatgctttagatcactttgcatcttgatttggagcatttacattatcatttacaagcaattagggtttactttataggttgctctagcttgcttactttcattttaggatcttgcacacacacaaggtctgcacacacattacttttacaatataacttggctattcgtggaggtggaaatcaccaaagcgggggtttgactaaggcaaaaccctatatagccgcccaccatacctttttagatataagtgcaggtttcggattcggacgacgccgcaagttacagatccgggagaagcaaactgagacagaacaacacaccaaattgcagagaaaaagaccaggataggggcgtggggcgccttggtcctgccaggacaggggcgttgggcgccctagtccctgggacaggggcgctgggcgccctggtcctcctgacagacagcagttttcagcatttttgatagctttccaggttgcaaaacagcagtttctggagcagtttcaggggcagaatcaggacagtggcgcccgcgcccccgtcccgaacattttcattcatattttaacaccgggtacgcatttacattcttgtcttgtccttgtgtttacagctttccattgtttaagttcaattctgcaatcttgttattagttcatacttgcactttggggttagggattgaacttgcatcattttatctatcatttgcaacaaaggaatagaaatcctaataggtagcccgtggctctctcttccacaaaaagaagtagccaattgtgtgatacctctaggctctttcgtattccacaaaggtgtgattgaaagtgagattagggcatgtttgcttagtgtcactttttcccccacacagtaatgttgttgagataccctagggaggcagtagtaatgatttattgtattccgcttgcgtaattgtttgaatagcttgagtgaattattctatgttcataacacttaaatgttgttgtgtgcttgctgcatttcttaagtgattttatgtgttgtattgttaaaaaaaaaaaattagcgtGTTTTTAGCTacatttctctggggtattttggtgggcattacacaacCAGTAAAGTGTGTCATTAAAAACATATGACACCTTTATCATCACAAATTTCCCTCCTATGTCGAGTCCTCTTAATTTGAGTGTCCATACAACAACAAGTCGAAACGTGACATATCATTTCATGAAATTTGGCTCACAACCTTATGTTATCTTGTTCCATAATCAAACATCCGTAAAAGTTGATACTAGCTCTCAGATGTCTCATTCGCTACCTTGGATAAGATGTATAACttcttttgacaaggtcacttatGTGGTCGAAGATCTAAACCTCTATCTTTTAAAATTCATGATTTAGATTTAAACCATGCCAACCTTCTCTTTAGCAGTTGTAAGCCAATCTAACATACATTTGTGAAAAACCATCTTAAACATATTGCATATTTGTCTATTTTCTTTGATCTTGGTccatcaaatcaatctaaacctcATACATCGAAAATTCATAATCTTAAACCTTGTCAACATTTACACTTGTGGTTGTGAGCCAATCTAACATACATTTGTGAAATATCATCTTAAACATATTCCACGCTTGTCTTTTATCTTTGATCAGAGTTCACCAAATCAATCCACCTATAACTCAAACCCCAATCAACATTAAAAAAGTCCCAAAACTTTATCGCCTAACCCAACCCACCAACTCTAAATCAcctaaaaattttaattccaaccAAATGccttagtttatttatttaaactcTCCCTTTGATTATAATATCAATACCTAACTCTTTAAATCCAAACTAATTGATTATTTATTTGCTCATTAAATTGAAGCTATTAATCATTTTATTGCCCATTAAATTTAAGCTAATATTAAAAACACACAAAACCTTTATTGTCACAATTTCCCCTCCTATTATGATTCCTCTTAATTTGAGTGTCCATACAATAACAAGTCTAGATGTGACATATTATTTCATGAAATTTGGCTCACAACCTTATGTTATcttattccatcatcaattatcCCTAGAGATTGGTCCTAGCATTCAGATGTCTCATTCACTACCTTGGATAAGATATATAACTACTATTGACTAGGTATTCATGTGGTCGAAGATCTAAACCTCAATCTTCTAAAATTCGTGATTCAAATTTAAACCTTGCCAACCTTTTCATTAGTAGTTGTGAGCCAATCTAACATACATTTGTGAAACCTAATCCAGAACATCAAGAAACCTCAAACTTCTAAAATTCTTCATGATCTTAAACCTTGTCAACCTTTTCATTAGTGGTTGTGAGCCAATCTAACATACATATGTGAAACATCATCTTAAACATATTAAATACTTGTCTATTATCTTTGATCTTGGTTCATAAAATCAATCCACATATATAACTCAAACCCCAATCAACATTAAAAAAGTCCCAAAACTTTATCACTAAACCCAACCCACCAACTTTGATGCACCTACAATTTTAAATTCCAACCAAATACCTTAGTTTTACTTTTGTAACTATTATACTCTttcaaattataatatatatattataaacctTAGTCTTTTgcttaaacaataaaataaaaaatatcaataccTATCTCttcaaatccaaactaattgaTTAATTATTTGCTCATTAAATTGAAGCTACTAATCATCTTATAGCTCATTAAATTGAAGCAAGTAATCATCTTATCTATTAATTAACCTAAATTTTGTGATTTGCTACATTAGAAGAATGAACTAAAAAGTCCACACCTAAATTTAATAAAGTTAGGCTTCACAAGAGGGGCCAACCAGTGAAATCACGTCATTAAAAACACAGGGCACCTTTATCGTCACGGACtggatttatattaaaaaaaacacaGGCAAAATGATACGAAATCTGACATGGGTGACCGGCAGATGGCCGTCGAACAAAGATTAATTTATTTGTTTACAGCCTCTCCTAATCTCTCACAAATCTCTGTTTTTCTGTCGCGATGTTTGATTTCGGGCAATTTGCCCTGTCACATTCAAACAGATCGGACTGCAAATGATGAGGTTATATTAATAAAAATCCCAGAAAAATGGGGTTTTTGACACTGGAATGTCGTAAGCATGAATCTAGCGGGTTTGAAGTAGACATAATATCGAAACGGACCCTTGCGTCGGTTGAGCTTTCTCAATTCATGAAGGAGTGGAGTTGGTGAGTGAAAGACAGACAAAGCAAGGTGTAATCAAATATGAGCAGCAGCTGAGTAATCAATATCAAGAATAGAAGCAGCAGCGGCAGCAGTTAACTGCAAATGCGACTGATTGTGCTACTGCTAACTATGGACAGAAAGAACATGACAAGCGGGTAAACCCACGAATCGACATTCATGTCTGGAGAAGGGGCGAGGAGGAATGCTGCAGGCGGAGGAGCAGCAGGCCGCCCGGTTCTTTGCCCTGCCGGCAATAGGACGCCGAAAAACTCGCCGGCGAAACAGGGTACAAAACAGCAGCAGGAGAAGGCAGCTTTGAAGCTGAGCTCCTTGTCCCCTAAGCATCCCAGTTCTGCCCCAGGCTCCCCTGAGGTAATGCAGTGCTGTTCCTTTTTCCTAAATTTGTATGTCTTGCCAGGACTTGAACTTGTGATCCCCAATTAACTTGCTGGAGGCCTCTTGTGAGGGCATGTTGTATTTGCATCTCTTTTTTGATTAGCATGCTCGAGTCCTCTTAGGAATTGGAGGGTCTGTTATTTCTGCAACTCTTTTTAAAGCCGCACTTCTTTAATTTGGGATCGAATTGTATGTAAAACGTTTCTTGACGTTCTGTGGATCATTTAGGACTTAAACCAATATCTCTGGTTAGCATGACTCAAAGCTTTTTGTTCGACAGTTTGGCTAGACATGCTTAATATGCCAATCAGATCCCTTTCAAACTTTACATTTTGCTCACATTTTAGTGAGACCCTTTTCCAAAGAAGAAGATCTTTAATCTTTGTATAAGtaattcaaattttgatttttgggtGCGAAATCTGCAACCATGAAACATATTCACACCTCTCTCAGGCCACATATCTTTGcttggaatttttaattttttttatgagaGGGTTTTATTTCAGTGGAGATTCGTACCTGACAATAAACCTACAATACTCTTCTCAAGTCATGATTCATTACTTGGACCTTTATATTTGTTAATGAAACGATGTTATTTTCAATGGACTAATTAACTAGGCATCATTTCAATGGTCTAATTAACTAGGCATCATTTCAATGGACTAATTAACTAGGACTTAAAAGATGGGATACTTTACCAGTGAGCTACAGACCCACCCCCTTTTACTTTCTGCTGTGGcttcttttcttccaacaatttTTTATTCGCAGTTTACTACGTGGACCTTTTTGGGAATCAAGGAAACTTACacttattttatgtttataaataaataaaaattctacCTATCcaatttgaaaattagtaaaatttACTATCCATTCTGTAAATTTGTATGTTATTCAAGTTTGTACCACTATGATTTTCGACTTTTGACGAGTCTATAGTTATATCAAACCTTGACAATTTATCTTAACAGCTCAAACATAGACTGGCAAAGCCTGGCTCTGGCACTAGCAGTCCTAATGTTATGTCCGGATATAAACTGGGCAAGATTGGCAGAAGCCATGTTAAGAACGGAGAGGGATGCATATCTCCAGGCAGCTCAATAGGCAGGTCACCTGAATGCTGCAATGCTGCCAACAACTTGCTAAACAGGGCTGGCGGTTCTCTGAATGTGTCCTCCTGCTCCTGTCCCATCGCAGATTCTTCATGCACATCCAAGAAGTTGAAGCAGAGAATATTGTTGCGTAGTTCAAAACAGAACGGAGGAGTAGCACTTCATGATAGCATTCCACGTTCGCTTCCACCTCCAGTCAAGAACAGATGCCCGTGGATTACTTCATTCAGTGGTAAGTTTAATTCCAAAATGTTACAGACTGTTATAAAATACTCTCTATGTATTTGTCTGTTTAGAACATTGGATATCTAGTTTGAAATTAAATTCCCATTCAGGAAGTTTCTCTTTAGAGCATAGGTATGGACAGTAGCTTTGCAGGGTGCCCTGTTTTGGGGTCTGGGCGTTTGAAAATAATCTTGGAGGAAGTTTGAGACTTCAAAAACAAATTTTATCGGGAGTAGCGAAGACTGGAAGTCTAAATTCCTTACTCTACTATTTTAGCAGAATCAAGGGTGTTGCCAGTAGGAGCGGTATCATAGCATTTTGTGATTTAGGAATACAGACAAAATACCATACCAAGCAATACTTGCAACTTAACAGAAGAGCTGGTACTGTTACTAGACGATATGCTTTAGAGCATGGAGAAATGAGGAGGCAGATTTTCCTGAACCGTTAGCCATTGGGAACATGATACAAGAAGGTAGTAGAGAAGCTTTGATAGGATCTCAGTAAGAAAAGGAGATCCCGGCAATGTCATGTCAATTTAATGATCATGCATGAATAACATATTTATCTCCAAGAGAAAAATTCCATGGATAGAAAACACAATCAACTAATTCAGTTTAAGTGCTTTAATCATCTAgctgatgaaaaggaagaaagaatATAGACCATGAAGAATGTTGATTGTGAAAGGCATGTAACGTTTCACTGTTCTGTGTATAAGCAGATGGGGCTGAAGCAGTCAGTAGGGCATGTAGATTTGAATAGTACTTAGCTTGATTTGTGCTCGACTAAATAAATTGGCAGTTATATATGTATGAAGGATATATTAGAAGATCAACAAATTGGGCACAAATAGCCTTCAGTTGGATGGCAGCTAAGCTACAAAAATTATGTATAAATTTTTTGTTTAGTGATGATCGGTCCTCTAGAGTTTACAAGGTCTCTGCAAACTTAAAATTTATGCGTGTGTTTGCCATGCATATATGTATCTATTTGCATATTTGCACCCAAATATTTTTTCATGTGTATGTAAACACACACATACTTAACTCCTTGAGTTTTTAACCTGATGAACAAACATGGAATAAACGGGGCATTATCTTGCTTGTATATTAGTTATTGAACAATGCACCATTAGATGTCTTGCCATCTTGAAGTCTTTCTCATATGTCTTGTACATGCTCTTACATAGAATGAAGCAACACGGCAGATGATTTTTTTTCATTCAAGACTTCTCATATGAAATTTTATTTTGGATACAGATCCTGCATATGTTACATTTCATGATAATGAATGGGGAGTTCCTGTACATGATGACAAGTAAGCCACCTTTACTGCATTGAAGTTCTGCAAATTTGAACTGTCTATCCAGCATTGTGGATGCACTGTTCGGAGTGTTGCACCGTTCAATTCTATTCTTGGAAGTTTCTGAATAAGGAGTATTCTGCTCTGCTCACAAATGCAGGGCGCTGTTTGAACTTCTTGTACTGTCAGGTGCTTTAGCAGAGCTGAGTTGGTCTTCCATTCTGAAAGCAAGGGACTTTTACAGGTATGTATGCATGTGAGTATTTGCTGCTGACTTCCAAAAAGAACTCTTATTTACTCCAAGGTGATAATTGGCAAGTCACTGCAGACAGGTGTTTGCTGGGTTTGATCCTGCAGTGGTGGCTACCTTTGATGACAAGAAAATTGCATCTCTCATGTACATAGAAAACTCTGTGCTATATGAAGGAAAGCTCCTTGGTATTGTCAACAATGCAAAGCTTGTCCTCGAGGTATAATCTAGCCACATTATCTTATCTATTGTAATGAGCTTTTACACCAAAACTGCATTCAAGTCTGCTTGTCTGTCTAGTGAAATTggacataaaaaatttcataattTGTCACGGCAGACCATTTAGGATCTATCGCAAAGCAATTGCACATATAATTGAGCTGTAAGGTTTGTAGATTAACTGTTCTAGGCTTCCAGGTCATCTAACACGCCCTAAGTTTTAGAACATCCTTATGCTAACTACCTAGCTGTTAGGGATATAAGCTTGGTAGATTGTGTAAATTTCTCATTTTATTGTGTTTAATGATGCAGATAGTTGAGGAATTTGGGTCATTGGACACATATATGTGGAGTTTTGTTGGTCATAAGCCCATAATAAACAGATATCGGTATCCCAGACAAGTCCCAGTGAGGATACCTAAGGCAGAAGTTATCAGCAGGGATTTACTCAGAAGGGGATTTCGGTTTGTTGGGCCCATGGTTGTTTATTCATTTATGCAGGTAGCGGGAATGACAAACGATCATCTTGTTCACTGTTTTAGATGGGAGGAGTGTGTTTGGATTTCAAAAGGACTACAGGTTGGACAATACAATAAAATCCAGACAGAAGAAGTTTGTGAAAATAAGAGAGAAGGCATTCTGCCTATTTCatatgacaaggaaagcatagcaAATTCCCATCAAGGCATTCTGCCTAATTCatatgacaaggaaagcatagcaAATTCCCATCAAGACTTGTAATATGAGAAGATCCTTTTATAATACCTATGGCTCATTATCTTGGCTTGTCAGAAGACACTTTTTTGTACTCTACAATGATGCAATTTGTAGTATGGGCAGAAACAGTGTATCGCGTCAACTTTACAGAATGAAAGCCGTCACTTCATACTTGTGTTTGTGGATATGGGTCACCAAAGATCAACTGGGGTCTTCAGCATTGTAGCCACTTTCCAGGGCCTTTCCAGGGTCTTCAAACCCACTGGAAACTTGTGGAGATGTAATGTAGATGAAATTCAGCTAAGGCTTATGCGCCATGTATATCACTGTGCCAGCTGCTTGTGTGAGTGGAATTGCTTGTTCACCATCTTGTGGGTATTTCCATCAGGAATGGTCAGAAGGTTTTATaaagatttttttatattttttttacaaaGGGGTGTAGTTTGTCTATTGCAGAACAGAGGCCTGACTTCATTGGTCAGATTCATATTTCTTATAAAGTGCACGGGAAAAAATATGTCTTGTAGATAAATTTGTTTAGTTAGATATAACCCTTCTTTCAATCTTTGCAATAACTTACTGATTATTTTGTTTCATGTTGTTAAAGTGCcattcaaattaattattttttaccaTTTACATGTAATTTTTTTGACTTAACAGACAACTCAATAAAAAAATCATGACCTCTTTTTCTGATGAACTATAGAATTCCAGGAGTttttttattgatagattttaTGTTTCTTGTTGCTCCCACAGCTGGCTTGTACCAATCTATCAAATTGTAAATTTATAACTTACAACTGAAGTTGAATGAGGCTTTTAATTTAGTGTATGGTACATGGTACATAATATATTTAGAGGATTTAGTTATTGGTTAATGGAATAATTAATATTAGATGGCATGCATATTGCAACTTGTTTTGTCTAGATCTCCTGGTCTACAATGGATGTAGGCTAAGTCACAAgatacggcgattttcatggatgaggttcgaatttaatcgaatttcaaacttctataaaaaaaatcgaatttaatcaaatttaatcaaatttcctcTTTAAAGTACTGCTatccgcctctaaacacaactcagctggtcgtgggtattTTTGTATATGttttgtatctattgggtcatgggtgtctgcaactgctaggtcgccctcggattttctccaacaagggttgctattctgataatttattagaagtatacatatatttaaaaataaacaaaattatagaaggcgaattttatccgaattttttttcgaatttttcccttgttgaatttcatccgaatttcatggctgtcgaattcgaaccttgtgacttaggatGTAGGTGCCAAAGCATGTCTTTCACTGTTAAACAtctacaaatgttttaactattGGTGTTGAGAAATCACATATGCTCTGACAATCAAAATGCCAAATTGTTGTTTACAGGACTAATTTTTTTTCACAGTTTTACTGATTTCATGTTGTTAAAGTGCcattcaaattaattattttttaccaTTTACGTGTAATTTTTTTGACTTCACAGACAACTCTAAAAAAATCATGACCTCTTTTTCTGATGAACTATAGAATTCCAGGAGTttttttattgatagattttaTGTTTCTTGTTGCTCCCACAGCTGGCTTGTACCAATCTATCAAATTGTAAATTTATAACTTACAACCGAAGTTGAATGAGGCTTTTAATTTAGTGTATGGTACATGGTACATAATATATTTAGAGGATTTAGTTATTGGTTAATGGAATAATTAATATTAGATGGCATGCATATTGCAACTTGTTTTGTCTAGATCTCCTGGTCTACAATGGATGTAAGTGCCAAAGCGCGTCTTTCACTGTTAAACAtctacaaatgttttaactattGGTGTTGAGAAATCACATATGCTCTGACAATCAAAATGCCAAATTGTTGCTTACAGGACTAATTTAGTTCTGCAATAAGCTCATTTGCTGTGTAGGGTGGCCTGAATCCCGCCTCTGGTTCACAGTTTTACTGATTTCATGGTTGGTGCTACGTAAATGAAGGCTTGCTGGTTGTTCGATTCTCACTACATTGGACAGACCTTACTTTAAATACCTTAAACAAATTACTGCCTCGTGTCACACTTCAGGAATTTTTTTTGTAGTGGTCCCAAAGAACTATGTTTTCCTTATGTTCATATTGCAGCATGAGGCTAACATTGTATTTACATTGCCGTGTCTCATCATTAATCCCAATCTAAAGGAGCTTGTACATAAGAAACAACAGAGTGTGTTAAGTTACTGGCATTAACTCTATTATTAATGGCATTGACTGTTGGTGTTTCTCGTTCCCGGCTGTAAGCATAGTTATAGAAGGAAATTAACAACTCGGAGATGCACAAGTATTTTCCTGTACTTTAATGAATTGATTTATATTGTTTCTATATAACTCTTGCTTTTACTAGACAGTGGTATTTTAATATAAAATGGGAGTAATTTGAGAGTTGCTTTCTACCTTCTCATAGGTCTAGGTCGCTAACTGATTGTGTGAAAATAATGTCTACTTCTTTTCCTTGTCACGGTTACACAGATCGGTTGCTGAATGGATGAACCTTAATTATTATTTTCTCTAAGTGAAGTCGACAATGTTCTCTGCAGAGtccttttttttaatattgaacaaAGCAATTACAAGAATGAAAGCTACCAAGAGGTAGATGAAAGGGAAAAATATACAACTGATAACAACTTAGTCGCTAGATTACAAGAAATATTCAATAAAATTACCTGAATTGTATAATAGTTTTACATTGATTAAGTTCG encodes:
- the LOC131028261 gene encoding uncharacterized protein LOC131028261 isoform X2, with the protein product MSGEGARRNAAGGGAAGRPVLCPAGNRTPKNSPAKQGTKQQQEKAALKLSSLSPKHPSSAPGSPELKHRLAKPGSGTSSPNVMSGYKLGKIGRSHVKNGEGCISPGSSIGRSPECCNAANNLLNRAGGSLNVSSCSCPIADSSCTSKKLKQRILLRSSKQNGGVALHDSIPRSLPPPVKNRCPWITSFSDPAYVTFHDNEWGVPVHDDKCFSRAELVFHSESKGLLQVFAGFDPAVVATFDDKKIASLMYIENSVLYEGKLLGIVNNAKLVLEIVEEFGSLDTYMWSFVGHKPIINRYRYPRQVPVRIPKAEVISRDLLRRGFRFVGPMVVYSFMQVAGMTNDHLVHCFRWEECVWISKGLQVGQYNKIQTEEVCENKREGILPNSYDKESIANSHQDL
- the LOC131028261 gene encoding uncharacterized protein LOC131028261 isoform X1 gives rise to the protein MSGEGARRNAAGGGAAGRPVLCPAGNRTPKNSPAKQGTKQQQEKAALKLSSLSPKHPSSAPGSPELKHRLAKPGSGTSSPNVMSGYKLGKIGRSHVKNGEGCISPGSSIGRSPECCNAANNLLNRAGGSLNVSSCSCPIADSSCTSKKLKQRILLRSSKQNGGVALHDSIPRSLPPPVKNRCPWITSFSDPAYVTFHDNEWGVPVHDDKALFELLVLSGALAELSWSSILKARDFYRQVFAGFDPAVVATFDDKKIASLMYIENSVLYEGKLLGIVNNAKLVLEIVEEFGSLDTYMWSFVGHKPIINRYRYPRQVPVRIPKAEVISRDLLRRGFRFVGPMVVYSFMQVAGMTNDHLVHCFRWEECVWISKGLQVGQYNKIQTEEVCENKREGILPNSYDKESIANSHQDL